In the genome of Etheostoma cragini isolate CJK2018 chromosome 5, CSU_Ecrag_1.0, whole genome shotgun sequence, the window ATCTGAAACACAAAAGCTATTACCATAGTGCTAAAATCAACAACACCATTGTGCATGCTGCAAGAGAATTTGACATTTATAAAACAGTGAAGCATCGGTTGACTGATAATCTAACTATAAATCAAGgaacctctgtgtgtgtgtgtgtgtgtgtggggtcttTACAATGATCCCGCATGTGCAAAAGATGTCACAGTGAGGCTATAGGCGGGAGCAGGCTGACTGAGGAGCAGCAGCGAGCCTACAGGCGGGTCATGTAGTGGGCCAGTGGGCTTCGCCACCATCGGTGTATGTGAACGGGAGGCAAATTGGGAAGCGCTTTGTCAGGTAAGGTAGAAAGGTGCCAAATAAATGCAGTATGCAGTGCAATCTACCATTCAACATCGGATGAGTTGTTTGAGTACGCTTCGAACGGGTACGCCACCAGACAACGCTGCAAGCAGCATCTTATAAGAGTAGTGTAAATGAGAGCGACgtcagtgtgtgtatggttgAGCGAGGAGGGCTAGCAAAGAAAgcgagaggaaaaagagatagAGACGATGTAAAGTGAGGTCTTCAAACAGAACAACAAGCTTCTCAAGCCACGGTTGCTTCATCTTTTGGCAATACATGTCGGGAAGGTGACGGCGGTTGCCAAGTTGTGGAAAAAACACTGGGAACCAAGCACTGTTTgcccgttccaaacaggcatgCGCTCTAAACGGACACCGCACTTGTCTTCCTGAAACCTAAATGCACAATACTCTGCCCTGAGAAGTAATAGGGATGGGGGAGCTAAGCTGTCGCCTTGGCTAAAAGCCTCAAAACAGGGGCTGGTTCTCAGTTAactaatgaatgaattaatgtaCTTAGCGACAACAACAATAAGATTGAATGgatttatgctttttttaaaaacgcCCTAAAGtttatgccattttttttttattattattaatactttgTCTTTAGGAACTCAAACAAATCTTCTGGAAAAGTTGCCTCTCAGGCTCACCAGGTGCAGGTGGTGTGTGGAAGGTGACCTCAGGGCTGTGGGGGCTGAACATGGTGTTCCTGCAGCTTCGGACCCTGAAGGAGTACAGGCTGTCAGGTTCCAGGTCACACACCACAGTGCTGGGACCATAAACCCTGTCTGTAGCCCTCCAGACCCCACTGTCCTCACCGTCCTCCTGGGACGGGGATTGGCTCGCGCCACCGAGTctggagaaataaaaaaggagtttATAGTCAAGTACTTTTACACttgcactatgttccacatttaaatattttttattagactcttcattgcactcatctctctacattgtttcggtttagagtatgtatatattagtgtttctatattagtgtgtatatattgttcgtttggttgtttgttttgaatgtgttagcacattgtgagcaactatgctccaaaagaagattcctcgtatgtgtctccatacctggtcaataaagctgattcagaTTTTTCCACAAACTAATAGCTCGTCTGTGGCTCTACACAGTGCTCCCGTTTTCTTGCCGTTGATTCTTTGTATGTTTGCACCCACCTGCGGTATTCAAGCACATGGTGATCTGTAGGTAGGTGGTCATCAGACAGTCTCCAGCAGATTGACGCCTCGTTATAGACTCTGCTGCTGGACAAGTCAATCAGAGGAGGGTCGGGAACTGGAGGagtaaaaacaaagaagcaaAACATAACCAGTTAGTAAAATGTTATGCAGAGACGTAAAACACCGTCAGAGGTCATGCTCTAATGAGTTGTAGTGAGTAAACAAGTGGACCGTTTTTCTGTTGTGTGACATGGACTAACATATTGTGTGTGATATGCAGCCAtcaaaattttattttaaaacagcacaaaatgcattttgctTTGCAAGTGTCAACACATATCGCACATGACAGAGGTTGATGCTTCAAAACTCGTCTGGTGATTAACATGATGAAACAGATGTAATGCATACAGGAATAAAAAATACCATTTAAATTGGGGGAATTCCAGTTAAATCTCCTTTCGTCTTAATCCTGCTTAGTATAGGGCTTCAGCTCAATAACTTGGGTTTAAGCAAATGCTGCAGTGTGAGTGAGGCAAAGATTAGATTTGTCAGGATCAGGACTATCCACTCAGGACAATGGACAAGACTGTCTTGCATAATGGAGCCTGTTAAGAGGTTTTCACATAGACTCCCTGCCAGGAAAAGCACTTCGAAAAAACACCCACACCCCCTCTCTCTTAGTCTCTCCCACTTTCACCTTCCCTTCTTCCATCTTTGTACCATGGCCACTTCCCTCTTCATCCATTCcacatcattgtattttttctccattcatctACATAACAGCCAACCTTCCATCCGTCCTCTGATTTATGTCAACATAATCAACTCCGTTAAATTTAATTACTGTTCTTAGCCCAAAGCTAATTTTCCCCCCAGAAATAGAATCATATTAATGAAATATATAGGTCACCGCCTATTTTGCTCTAAAATCAAGGcctttttttctacacacaTCCATTCTCCCTGTGACAATTCCCTTCTTCATCTCCTTTGTAATCTTTCCTCTGTCCAGTTCTTTATCTTTTGACATTCCTAATCACACTCTTTCCATAATTCCATTTGCTGACCAGTATCGCCACCGTTGCTGAGCTTTCTGGGCCTCCGAAATCACCGCTGACAAAGAGGACTTCATGTTTTcacagatgaacaaacagacaacacacaaacaaggacAGACAGGCGGTCAGCCATCCAACACAGCAGGCGGAAAGCAGTTTGAGTTTAGtgactttaaacaaaaacagaaaaacactcaTTGATCTAACAGGCTGCTGACAGACAGTGGGCAGCATGGCCAAATCACACTGCAGGGAACTGTTTTCTCTTGTGTCCATTTTCATTCCTATATGATTGGGAGACACACTGGACGTTCAACTCATCAGATCTTTAGGATGTTTGTGAACTAATGTGTTAAGTGCAAATGCCCTGTTGTAgtcaatttcaattaaataattgaacagCCTCCCAAGAAGTAGAGCATGGGGTCAAAATATGCAGTAGAGCCACAGCTGGGTTACATGGGAGAGCACAAACATGCCGTTATCCAAGAGGGGAAGATATGATTTTACGATTTTCTATGTTCAAGAGGACAAGACATACTCAAAGATAACATAACAGCTTTGCTGTCAGTACGGACATGTTTTAGAAAGCAACCCAGGTTTTCCtgtataataattaaattactgCAGTGTATAAATGCCTCTACAGCTTTTTTTCACTCTGAGCTCAGACTAAGAGCATCAGCAACTAAGCCGCTAAGATTAAAGACTCATCAATAGGACTGCCACCCAACTGCTGCATGCAGCACTTTCCTAAAAGGATTCAGCAGTAATTTGTTTAGGGtacaattgttttaaatgaaaaacccaCTTTCTCCAGAACAGGGATTACAGAAGAGTCTGGAGTATCACACTCATAAATATTCAGTCATTTGATATCAATTCAAGCTGAAAGCCTGAGATGAAGAGTGAATCAAATCTTTGATTAGGTTTTTCTCAGGGTAATGTTTAgccaaaaagaaaactgcacaATAGACTATGGGACTAGAAAATGATTTTGCGATTGGGAAAGCTACATTTAGTTCCACTTCAAAACATCTCTACatagtgttttcatttaattatgGTAGATGACAAGTTATATAGGAGGTTATGTCTGAAAATTGTTCACACAAActataaaacaaatgacaaaataaacgTTTTTGATATAATTTTGGTTAACACATTATTGGAAATATCTAAATAAGGAAACCGCATtacacagatgaaaaaaaaaatatatatatatataaacgtcacagattaaatcaaatgttctTCTTTCCCAGCCTTGAAAATGGCTGCCAAGTCTTAATGTTTTAAACAATCTCTGCACAGTGTAGTTCCTGGTGATGCAACTAGTTGCTGCATTTTATGTAATGTCACTAATTCCTTtattattttactcatttttctgGTGTGTCGCATGAATAGTTGCTGCTCCAACGACTGAACTGGCCAAAAAGGATGTTCAAAGACAAATACGCATGCAGAATTTTATTTCTTATAAAGTGTAGGCTTGCAATATAACCCATTTTATTCATCTGTAAGTGTCCATTGTCCTTTACAACCActagtttttaaaaagcatttccCTTATCAAACTATGAACTTCCCTGTAATTAGGTTAAATGATTATTCAACCGTTTCTTCTTTTAATGAGTACAGAAAGTGGTCAAGTTCTAGTCCACTGGTCCATGAGTCTGGACAGAACCAACCGTAGCCTCGGAGATAAATCTCACTTCACTGGTTTTAAACAAACTAACAGGCCTGCTCCAGTGTAGCAACAGAAAGCCCACAGCGACAAACTCACCAACAGTCACAGAAAAATGTCAGTTGTTTGGCTGCATCTACTTGAGGGATAATGGCTCTACAGCAAAAAGACCTCAGCTTTGTCTACGATGTCggcaatgtttttttgaatgctAAAGTCTGGAAGCACAGCAACCACTCAAATCTTTACTTTAGAGAGACCATCTTATGTACATAGAGCTCCTTTTTTCAGGATGCCCTAGCCACCAGGCAACTGTCTGGTGGCTAGGGCATGAAAGAACTGTCACAACTAACGGTCACTATCTGCTATAATGATTATAAATattgcttcccccccccccccagtcactgacacacactgttGTCAGGTTACACAGGAACTACACTGAAGGCATGTTGTGAAACAAGCCTCATGTCATGAACCATCACTCAGTCGTAATGAGTCTGCCTCAATCTCCAATCCTATCATTATGCATTTAAGGCAGGAATGTGAAAAGGTGGATCAAATAGAAACACCATACTATGCTTCTGTTAAGCCAAGTTGTAGTCTTTAAAAGCTCTTTGAGATTTGGCAGAAATATTTTTCCACACTCTGATGTGCTCTTGTTACAGAAAATTTTAGAAAAGCACAGCTCTTTAGTTtgtagtgaaaaaaaagagaaaataaataaagtcaccTGCATTTTGACAGTTTAGTGCTATGCTGCATTATGATCTGACACATGCATATTCCTGTTGGACAAGCATCAGTCCCCTCTTTGTTTCTATTGACTTTCATACTGTCTAACAATTTATCTTGAAATAGTATGAAATAATCCCTCAaattaattctttaaaaaaaaagaaatactgttaTGTCAGTTTAATGAAAGAAGTATGTGTCCTTTCAAAAATATGAATCccgatttttttttaacttagaattgatatcacgattctcttgCCACAATGTTTTtcctcacaaagtgtaatgatTATTGCACatatgaaccatgacaaaacaaatcgGCAGTACCGAACAgattttttggcacctatagcacattgcgcatcaccacgaGCCTGTAaacagaggcttcaatgaagagaagggagagcaatGCAGAGCTTAAACCGATTCAATACAGTCTaggaataaaacacacagaagacaGTAGTAGTgcttgtgatgcagtcggctcataaaattaaatgagaatccacgtcattaaaataaaaataaaaaaagtacaacatgAACATTCTTTTATAGAACAAGCCTTTGTAAACCAGCAGACCAGAAAATAAGCTTCACTGAGCAGTAAAATCCACTGTGTGTATCCAGGTTTGTACCAGTTTATCCCACagatgacctctgacctctaaGCACAGCCAAGACAAGCAGCTTATTCTGACCAtagtctgtttttaaaaaaagggactaGCTTATTTAGTTAAACCAACTTTTTTAAGTGGCAAACCTCTCTGCTATAAAGCGAGTTATGCCATGGTCTAGAGGACTCATGAACAAAGAACAGACCTCATTTTTATAGCTGAATTGAATCAGAAAATATCATTATGTTGTCTTGACAACTATTGGTTACTTTTTTCTGCCAATTATTGCAGCTTGTCCTTTAACAAGTTTCTGTGAGACAGTAGCTTTGTTTCCACCCACACGTTCtaatccaaattaagtgattaGAAATGAAGAATGCCTTATGGAAAGAGTCAAATTCGATGGAACTTTATGAATATTGACTCAAAAGGGAATTCGTTCGGTCTCAGAATTTTATCTAGATCGATATACGGCTTGTTCAATAAACGCTGATCGAAACGTTATTTaccgaataaataatgaatgcgattaagttttaggtcattttatggttgcaacccgccacaaaatgaaaaagttttagttaatttccgcccAGTGTTTCCGCTCTGTTTGCGCACATGGCAGATGTCAACAAAGACCAACGTAAGTTAACaaacgaggagacgagagactttctgaatttaatttttcCAGGAACTTGAAGAACACGGCCAACAAAGGTTACGACAAGCCACGGGATTCCTccagagtaaatggaaggcgcttCAACAGCGATGCACATCacgaagaaagaaaaggaaaaaaaaagttgtctcccagcggtgccggagggacaataaaaggcaagttgcatctgaATCATAATAGTAATGTGTTGAAAGCATCTTCTTATCgtagcttgatatgtcgctatcagctggcacatcaGCACTATAACTTGAACAATgatgatcatttgttggtagaaggcgcgatccattttgtctagaaaaactttgtttgcaaatgtttgcttgaatgttgtgcgattcagtgcaaaaatgaatggaaacaccttaaaatgtctaaaatcaatttgatatgcCAATTTGATCCCAAAACTACATGGgacatcattacacacaggtttttaattcgatttaaagccgttggatggaaacactttCCCTAGCTTTATTTGGTTGAGTTtattaccaaacttcagataatttgattgacaagtagACGGAAACTTAgctactgtttgtgtgtgtgtaagtactACAGTGGAACAATGTACCACAGGAGAACAAAGAACATCCAGgtttaaagtaaagtacaagacaaaaagttcaaaaatgGAAGCTTGTTTTGTAGAACACTGTCAGAGTGTCAGAATAATTGTTTCTCAGGAAATAAAATCTTGAAATATGTTGATCACTTATTTTTATCTCACACcatttaattgaaataaatgtgttttacctCCACCAAAGCACATCTCTTTGAGCAGAGTTTCTTCTCTAGATGTGTTCAGCACAAACTCATCAAAGCAGGGGTCAGACGCTGGGTGGAAGGTCCTCAGAGACTCCGTGGCCTTCTGGATTCTGAAAGCATACAAGGCAGATGTAGAACATGATTAAATCAATACAATTCATCAGAGGCTTATTTTTATTAGCCttaaaattacttttgtaagatcaaatgcagtaaaaaaaaaagaaaagaaaaaaaaaaacatacaaaataagacAGTTATTCACCCCAGACAAACTTTCTCGATCAGATATGTTCTACCATATTTAATCTTGTACTGTGAGTTTCTCAAGTGAAAAAGGATTGGAAACCAAGTCCTTGTCTACAGGAGAAAAGTGTCAAGGCCACAGGATCCTGCTCTTGAGAGTGAAAACCTTTCTTAATTATCCAAAGCTTCTAATGAAGATCAATTAGTCCGCTTAGCTCAGAAGACACAGCACTGTATGGACGCTGGAAATGTTTAAAGTGCAATCTGTGCACGTGGCTTTGTCTGTTCTGGACATTGATTGATGctcttaaaactaaaataaacagacCAAAACCCACTTGTGAAAGCCACTGGAAAACTGGAAGGCATCACTAATATGTATGTCTGCAACACAACATGAGTCATCACACACACTTCCGTCTGTGACCGTGGAGCTTGTCAAATAATCATGTTTGGCTTCTGTAATCTGTAGTACGTTTAGATCTGGCAATAATGACCAAACTGCTTATTATTAATTTGACAGATTACTGCAATTTACATCAAGGATTTTAGTGGTGAAGGCTGTGAATAGCCACTCCAGTCAGGCCTGGCCCAGCTTCCTGTTGTAATGTTGGAGGAACCCGTCAAGACACCAGAGAGATTACGTGCTCTGTCCGTTGTTTATATGTTTGTCTCTCATTTTATCTGTAATGTTAATTTCTCACTTCTACTATTCAGATTCCAATAACGTCTAAGTATATGTCAGTTAAGTGTTTTACAGATGTAGTACAATTTAGCGATTGTGTAAGGCCCCTGGAAATTTTGTTTATCAAGTATTATTGATTGGATAAGCAACaaaccagagaaaaaaaacaaacatcttttgttgttttctttaacctTCAAAAACTTAATGTGGAACCTGTCGATGTGGCCTGATCAGATTAGACTGGCAGTGATGGCAAAATAACTGTCCTCCTGAAATGTGGTTAAATTCTGATTGTTGCACAGAAGGTTGTAATGTCCCACTTCTttttactttgaagaaactacaaaCAGTGAGGAGAACAGACATCTCAtgtggaataaaaataaatagaaaagcaGCACACATTCCAAGGTCATGGCCCCATCACTCAGGGAAAGAAGTTGATTAAGAAAATCCATTTTCAGACTTTAATTGTTGGTTCATCTCGGTCATAAAGAAAGCAGGGTTTACCGTTAGCGTGATAAAACTTTAACTTTTCTGATTGAAATTAACCATTAACTGCTTGGCTTCATCATCCATATTACCAAACAACTGTATATTTGGGATGTAAAAATCCTCTGAAATAACCCATTACCAAAGTaccatttaattttttacctttattgaAGTTAAAATGTGAGCATCCCCCAGCTCTACTATACCTGATGTGTAGCTGCTTTGCAGTCTGTACAAAGCAGGACTGATCCGTCTCTTTCAGCACCTCCTGAGCGTAGCCAACTAGGCCACTGTTCTCCAGCATGCCCTGGTATTCCTCTACCTGggaaatataaattaaaaaaaaaaaaatttaaaatacaggcctttaaaattacatttattccAATTATTGAAACAGGTGGCTTTGTATTGAACAGCattctcagaaaaaaaatcctataaaATAAGCCATCTTTTCACACATAGTCAGACATAGGGAAATGATTAAGGACATACTCATACTTCACGTGTGGATTTATTTTACTACAGGTAATATGGTGAGTAAAGGAAGCATGCATGAAGAGGATACTGAAACTCAGTCCTGGTATTTCATACCTGAGCCTTAAGTTGGTCTAGGCGCCGGTTTCTAGACTGTTCGATGGACCTTAGCATCTCTGACTTCCTCTCCTGCAGAGTCTCAAACAGACGCTCAAAGTGCTCATTGGCTTGACGCTCTGCTAGCTGGCCATTTTCCTTTAAgaagatacatttttgttatcaaTTTGTACAAAGCAAATCAATTGTACTTACTCATATATTCCTCCCAAAATGCACACACTATAAGCATGTTTTCAGAAGGGCCAGAGCATAGTGTCAGACTATAACTTGACCATTATCCTTGTTTTCCAACTATTACAATAGTATTGAGGAAAGAGTGCGAGTACAGTTACAATTTGACTGTATTCAACTATGATTAATCCACAATATGATTGTTGTATTAAAACTCTTGTTTGAcagaagctgaaaaaaaaaaacagttaagtgTGTGAATATGCTGTAGTTCACCCCCATTTTTGGATTAATGGACCAAAAGTTCAAACCAAGAGAGCATCCCAAACATATCCGTCACATACACTCCTctttcaatacacacacacacacacacacacacacacacacttctctttcAAAATCCAACAAAAGGCGCAAATGAACACTACGCATTCAGGATCAGCATCAAAGTAAAAAGGGAACAAGCTCAGAGGCTGAAACCCAGACATGCAGGAGGGAAACTAGTAGGCAAATTCTGTTCCTTGTTTGTATGGTTTGCATAATGTTTGTTTAGTGACCTTCTTTTCTGTAAAGAGCAATTGTTCACCTCAACAGACTGCTTTTGTGAAAGCTacataaatatttgtattttgtaaaaaagacTAGACATAATTATCAACGATTCGAAGGGGATATATAAGAGTAGTGATTTTGGGAGTGGAGTGACAACAGGACCTGCAGCAGCATGAGTCAGCTCTCTCACCTCAGTCTGATTGATGAGCAGGTCAAGATCAGTAATCTGAGTCCTGACCTGGTCCTCTTTGCTGATGAGGTAATGGATACTCTTGGCCAGCTTCTCCTGTTGAGAGAGAAAAGATCAGCAGCATATACAGTGAGTTTCTTAAGGTCCTTAAACGCTGAAGCACACAGCGACACAGCACTGAGATGACAAGCTATAACTAACACAACCGAGGTTACGAGGGGATCTCTGCCGCCCTTAACACAACATACATGagttcattaaaatgttttccatttaaaaaaaggaatagagTGGGATTTACCAATGCATATTCCGTGCTCATATTCCCAAGCTCTGGCATGGGCCACAGCATCTTCCTCTCATCTTATATCACATTCACAACTGCAGCTGCTCTGGACATGTGCAGAGTGACCTGTTTGACCCTGTATGTGAGAGCCCGTTTCCATGGGTGCAGTGTGTCAAACAACATTCCCCATCGCAGTGACCTGCATTACCGTTCAAAGCAATTGAAACCCAAAGTATTTACTGGCTTACAAAGGATTCCGGGACTGTTCAGGACAGCCGACACATCTTCCAACAATTTGTTAAGACAATGCGTACAAAACCATGGGGAACAAAATGTCTCATTAAATATCAAGCACCATGGTGTTTGTGTCAACACAGACAAGCAGATTGAATTTCACACAGATTCTGCGTCGACTTTTGAACCACCTcgcacggggggggggggttatgccAACATGATTCAATTACTGTTCAATATATTTCACTtaaaattagggctgggcgatagaaaaaaatcacaatatgtttaacaaaataccttgatatcaatATCACAAATATTGTTGGgttgttttcacaaaatatcactTACACAATGAGAATTGACAAATAATCATAATGtggtaaaggcaaaaaaaaagatgagctAAAATAATCTgggaagttcagaaaatgacaactttactgtaattcagtgtttaaaaccaggaaaagaaaactcttatgtcatattacaatatcccaaATTTAAGACCATATCTAGCTGCATATGTCCTCATATTGCGCAGCCATACCTAAAACATATTGAGTTAAAGGTTTGATGTTAGTTTGTTCTGCGTTGTGCTATCCTAGCAACAAGATAGTTCTAAAACAATCTCCACATAAGCCAAAGCAAACACTGAAACTGATTGAAATTGATTCTACTGAATGGGAAAAATCTGACAGCCACATGTGAGACCAATTACTTTTAACCCAGTTAACCAGCCTGAGTTTCAGTTTCATCAAGAAGGGGGAGACGGATATCTAGGGCATAGTGCCTGCCAGCACAGGTACAGGCCGAACATTAATTCAGGGATCAGTCAGTGGGCAGCATAGcacaaccaaaaaaagaaaaatactctcaatgttttatatttttgctaTGACCCAACACAAATTCCACTAAATGAGAGGATGTAACTCAACAAAAGGCCTTTACGCCATTTCACGTTATTTTCTGTAGCTCTAGTGACACTAGGCTGAACTTTTGAAAATCAATATGTACTGAATGGGAGGAGATAGAGATATCTATCAGTGCCTGCTCCACCAGACTAGCAAACCGCTTTTTCCACCAGGCTACCAGGAAACTGAAGTTGtagtttcttctttttatacAAAGCATCTTTTTGCACAAAAACTCTCGACACTgaagttgctgctgttgcacaTCTTAAAGCACATCATCATTCTTGCAGTTTACTGTCTCAGTGTTAAAAATGTCCCTGTTGAGcacttttgtttatgtttgtttgccAATctgttgtgcatttgttttgtcttcgTCACCGTGggggatgtaaaaaaaaacgtgtatATACGTCATTACAAGTTCCACGGCTGCTTAGCTCGGCCACGACTCCATTTCAAGCATTTATTAACAGTGGCGTTATGATCGAGCTCAGTTTAATCCTCGTTATAATAAGACAGTATTATGTTACACTCTAATTGACTGGTCACAGACGGCAACTAAACAAATCCAGTGTTTACAACTGACACCTCCAACACAAGTGGCCgacctctctcttttttttttaacgagtTAAAGTGTCTGAATGTGGTACCTTGAGGATCTTGTAGGCACTGCTCATGGAGGTGACTTTGTGGTTGGCGTGGGAACCTCCCAGCTTGCAGAGGTGGCACACGGGTCGTCTGCAGACCTCACAGTACATGTTCACCTTCTCCATCTCGTGCTCTGGACACATGAGCACCTGCCATATTTTACAGGACAAGTTAAAAATCACAGACACAATACATATGTGCGttaactgaatttaaaaaaaaaaaaaaatctacagtaATCAAAAAAACTGGCTGAAGTGAAAGAGGAAGATGGcagacacttaaaaaaaaagctcccTCTGAGCCATTTCCTGAAGTGTCTTAAATTAGAATTGAAATCAGTCCTTTTACACTCAAGATCAGAATATTTTAGCCATATGATCAACAAAAGGGACAGCACAGAACAATGCAATATATTGACATAGCTAGCAAAGATTCCAACAAGGCTTCACATATTGAAAGTATTTAAGATCTCAAAATTAGATTGTTGTATTTCCAATCAATTCAGCTGTCACAGGGCCTCCACACAGATTATTGTAATATATATCAGATTATGTCAAAGTGGGACCATTTACATGAATATCTGTATTGTATGATTTAAGCTATTAAGAGGCCTAATCAGACGGCCAACTACCACAAACGAGAGCCCTTCTTGGTCAGTAGTAAGGAAAGCCAGATCGTGAAAGATTTCCCGCAAAACTCTTcctaaacatttaacatttaaagccTGAGCAGACAAACCTATCCATggtaatgtttattttttactcgTGTGACAACTTATCTCCTGGAAGATGGTCATAGTCCAACTGAATGAAAATCTTGTTTGGGTGTCTTTAGGAAATAACagataagagaaaaacaaagcctTCACAAGGCAGTGACAGACAATACTTGCCTTGGGCCTAAAATTTGTGGTGGGACCGACGTACTCGTGCTGAGCTTTGGGTGTACCCCAGGGGTGGTGCAGCTTGAAGCACTCGTTACAGTAGCTAGCCTTGCAGTCCATACAGCTCTTTGTAGCCTCCTGCTGCTGTGGAGGCTTACAAATGTTACACATGATCGCGACGGCTGCGCGGGCGGCTTGGCGGTAGCGCTCAACGATGTTCTCCAGAGTGAAGTTACGGAACAACATGCTGATGCCGCGCTCACCAAGGTCGATGTCATGCTGGCAGCCCGGGCATGGGATGGTGGTGACCCGAGGAGTCACAGAACCTCTGCGCCATCCCGGGGACGAGATGGAGCCTGGAGGAGAGCGAAGACGGACAAGTTAGAAAAGATCCCGCGCAATATAGATTCATAGCTTTGGGTCATCCAGTTTCAAATCTTGTCTGAGGCCCTATTCTGAATTGTAAACAACAATGTCCTTTCACTTCCA includes:
- the trim36 gene encoding E3 ubiquitin-protein ligase TRIM36 isoform X5; this encodes MSDSEDMTEFASIVERIERGEVPIKNIERELICPICKELFTHPLILPCQHSVCHKCVRELLMLNHEDSFDASSECSLPGSPRSRVPSPSMERLDRLVRSATVRRSFGGRGSISSPGWRRGSVTPRVTTIPCPGCQHDIDLGERGISMLFRNFTLENIVERYRQAARAAVAIMCNICKPPQQQEATKSCMDCKASYCNECFKLHHPWGTPKAQHEYVGPTTNFRPKVLMCPEHEMEKVNMYCEVCRRPVCHLCKLGGSHANHKVTSMSSAYKILKEKLAKSIHYLISKEDQVRTQITDLDLLINQTEENGQLAERQANEHFERLFETLQERKSEMLRSIEQSRNRRLDQLKAQVEEYQGMLENSGLVGYAQEVLKETDQSCFVQTAKQLHIRIQKATESLRTFHPASDPCFDEFVLNTSREETLLKEMCFGGVPDPPLIDLSSSRVYNEASICWRLSDDHLPTDHHVLEYRRLGGASQSPSQEDGEDSGVWRATDRVYGPSTVVCDLEPDSLYSFRVRSCRNTMFSPHSPEVTFHTPPAPAFGFLFSDKCGFSTERLVLNKRRDTVESVASMAFLLAAERVQTGSYIGLDYIIGDMGISQGRHYWAFKVEPYSYMVKVGVASDSKLLEWFHNPRDTSSPRYDHDSGHDSGSEEACYELSQPFILLTVGMGKLFIPKTSSSSSASTVTASSGDPGNRVLPMPQRLGVCLDYDECRVYFYDADTMRCLYERQVDCSGTMYPAFGLMGSGKVQLEEFITAKRLTF
- the trim36 gene encoding E3 ubiquitin-protein ligase TRIM36 isoform X4 gives rise to the protein MSDSEDMTEFASIVERIERGEVPIKNIERELICPICKELFTHPLILPCQHSVCHKCVRELLMLNHEDSFDASSECSLPGSPRSRVPSPSMERLDRLVRSGGSRATVRRSFGGRGSISSPGWRRGSVTPRVTTIPCPGCQHDIDLGERGISMLFRNFTLENIVERYRQAARAAVAIMCNICKPPQQQEATKSCMDCKASYCNECFKLHHPWGTPKAQHEYVGPTTNFRPKVLMCPEHEMEKVNMYCEVCRRPVCHLCKLGGSHANHKVTSMSSAYKILKEKLAKSIHYLISKEDQVRTQITDLDLLINQTEENGQLAERQANEHFERLFETLQERKSEMLRSIEQSRNRRLDQLKAQVEEYQGMLENSGLVGYAQEVLKETDQSCFVQTAKQLHIRIQKATESLRTFHPASDPCFDEFVLNTSREETLLKEMCFGGVPDPPLIDLSSSRVYNEASICWRLSDDHLPTDHHVLEYRRLGGASQSPSQEDGEDSGVWRATDRVYGPSTVVCDLEPDSLYSFRVRSCRNTMFSPHSPEVTFHTPPAPAFGFLFSDKCGFSTERLVLNKRRDTVESVASMAFLLAAERVQTGSYIGLDYIIGDMGISQGRHYWAFKVEPYSYMVKVGVASDSKLLEWFHNPRDTSSPRYDHDSGHDSGSEEACYELSQPFILLTVGMGKLFIPKTSSSSSASTVTASSGDPGNRVLPMPQRLGVCLDYDECRVYFYDADTMRCLYERQVDCSGTMYPAFGLMGSGKVQLEEFITAKRLTF
- the trim36 gene encoding E3 ubiquitin-protein ligase TRIM36 isoform X1, with product MSDSEDMTEFASIVERIERGEVPIKNIERELICPICKELFTHPLILPCQHSVCHKCVRELLMLNHEDSFDASSECSLPGSPRSRVPSPSMERLDRLVRSGGSRATVRRSFGGRGRRGLRVLSSCSSSISSPGWRRGSVTPRVTTIPCPGCQHDIDLGERGISMLFRNFTLENIVERYRQAARAAVAIMCNICKPPQQQEATKSCMDCKASYCNECFKLHHPWGTPKAQHEYVGPTTNFRPKVLMCPEHEMEKVNMYCEVCRRPVCHLCKLGGSHANHKVTSMSSAYKILKEKLAKSIHYLISKEDQVRTQITDLDLLINQTEENGQLAERQANEHFERLFETLQERKSEMLRSIEQSRNRRLDQLKAQVEEYQGMLENSGLVGYAQEVLKETDQSCFVQTAKQLHIRIQKATESLRTFHPASDPCFDEFVLNTSREETLLKEMCFGGVPDPPLIDLSSSRVYNEASICWRLSDDHLPTDHHVLEYRRLGGASQSPSQEDGEDSGVWRATDRVYGPSTVVCDLEPDSLYSFRVRSCRNTMFSPHSPEVTFHTPPAPAFGFLFSDKCGFSTERLVLNKRRDTVESVASMAFLLAAERVQTGSYIGLDYIIGDMGISQGRHYWAFKVEPYSYMVKVGVASDSKLLEWFHNPRDTSSPRYDHDSGHDSGSEEACYELSQPFILLTVGMGKLFIPKTSSSSSASTVTASSGDPGNRVLPMPQRLGVCLDYDECRVYFYDADTMRCLYERQVDCSGTMYPAFGLMGSGKVQLEEFITAKRLTF